In Paenibacillus ihbetae, the following are encoded in one genomic region:
- a CDS encoding alpha/beta fold hydrolase, with the protein MQLFETMVNNNGVHIHVTEAHQELKREGVPLVIIPGLSESADDYIGIIQKLSPRHIVVITLRGRGKSDSPSSGYTLEDHIGDIDAAVRHLGLESFILMGYSRGVSYQLGYAVQHPERIRGLIIGDYPAIHTQLPPGWVEFFASLPPWRGKKLFDRMRAEALHALQRESSKVELWDDLTTLTCPALIIRGVKPHPGLSLEAAEQYKLKLPQAKLVEFDQHDHNIFEPDAGAFVRTADSFMNAIK; encoded by the coding sequence ATGCAATTATTTGAAACGATGGTGAATAACAATGGTGTCCATATTCACGTGACGGAGGCGCATCAAGAACTGAAGCGGGAAGGAGTTCCGCTCGTTATCATTCCAGGGTTGTCGGAATCGGCAGATGATTACATCGGCATTATACAGAAGCTCTCTCCTAGACATATCGTTGTGATCACGCTCCGCGGACGGGGCAAAAGCGACTCCCCTTCATCGGGATATACGCTCGAGGATCATATCGGCGACATTGACGCGGCTGTCCGTCATCTTGGACTTGAGTCGTTCATCCTCATGGGGTATTCAAGAGGCGTGTCGTATCAGCTCGGCTATGCCGTACAGCATCCTGAACGCATTCGGGGTTTGATCATCGGCGACTATCCCGCCATTCATACCCAGCTGCCGCCAGGTTGGGTGGAATTCTTCGCCTCCTTGCCGCCGTGGCGGGGGAAGAAGCTGTTTGATCGGATGCGGGCCGAGGCTCTGCATGCACTGCAGCGGGAATCATCCAAGGTAGAACTGTGGGATGATCTGACCACTTTGACTTGTCCAGCCTTGATTATCCGTGGCGTAAAACCGCATCCCGGGTTATCATTAGAGGCAGCGGAACAGTATAAGCTGAAGCTGCCGCAGGCCAAGCTTGTGGAATTCGATCAGCATGACCATAATATTTTCGAGCCGGACGCGGGAGCGTTTGTCCGCACCGCCGATTCCTTTATGAACGCGATAAAGTGA
- a CDS encoding acetamidase/formamidase family protein has protein sequence MSKVHGLKPDVHSLHGFFSKELEPALYIQSGDTVEYQTLDAGWGLAKRSSPGEPRLKFTERLPERQEKQFGHALLGPVHIEGAEPGSTLEIKINEIVPGSWGWTSAGGFPSYWNERLGMADVPEVTLDFELDARTMIGRSQFGNFKYGVRLKPFMGIMGMPPKEDGRHSTFVPRPYGGNLDCKELTAGSTLYLPVPVSGGLFSTGDGHAAQGDGEVSGPALECPMEKVSLTFRVLNDMPITMPRAKTCTGWLTMGIHEDLEQAMWLAVNGMLDLMTELYAMSRTEAYAYATLTVDLRITQIVNTAKGVHAFLPFDALR, from the coding sequence ATGTCCAAGGTGCATGGGTTGAAACCGGATGTTCATTCGCTTCATGGATTTTTCAGCAAAGAGCTTGAGCCTGCTCTTTATATTCAGTCCGGGGATACGGTCGAGTATCAAACGCTGGATGCGGGATGGGGACTTGCGAAGCGTTCTTCGCCGGGCGAGCCGAGATTGAAGTTTACCGAGCGCCTGCCGGAGCGGCAGGAGAAGCAGTTTGGGCATGCTTTGCTGGGCCCCGTTCATATCGAAGGGGCAGAGCCTGGGAGCACACTGGAGATTAAGATCAATGAGATTGTACCCGGCTCCTGGGGCTGGACCTCTGCCGGAGGCTTCCCAAGCTATTGGAACGAGAGGCTGGGCATGGCGGATGTCCCTGAAGTGACGCTGGATTTTGAACTGGATGCCCGTACGATGATCGGACGAAGCCAGTTCGGGAATTTCAAATACGGCGTTCGTCTGAAGCCGTTTATGGGAATTATGGGCATGCCGCCCAAAGAAGACGGCAGACACTCTACGTTTGTCCCCCGGCCATATGGAGGAAACCTGGACTGCAAAGAATTAACCGCAGGCAGTACGTTGTATCTGCCGGTCCCGGTAAGCGGCGGCTTATTCTCAACAGGGGATGGCCATGCTGCGCAAGGGGACGGAGAAGTTAGCGGACCCGCCTTGGAATGCCCCATGGAAAAGGTGAGTTTGACCTTCCGCGTCCTCAATGACATGCCCATTACGATGCCGAGGGCAAAGACGTGCACGGGCTGGCTGACGATGGGCATCCATGAGGATCTGGAACAAGCGATGTGGCTCGCTGTGAACGGGATGTTGGATCTTATGACCGAGCTCTATGCGATGTCAAGGACGGAAGCATATGCCTATGCCACCTTGACGGTGGATTTAAGAATTACGCAAATCGTGAATACGGCAAAGGGCGTGCATGCTTTCCTGCCATTCGACGCCTTGAGATAA